In Dasypus novemcinctus isolate mDasNov1 chromosome 10, mDasNov1.1.hap2, whole genome shotgun sequence, one DNA window encodes the following:
- the LOC101437346 gene encoding serum amyloid A-2 protein — protein sequence MSSLSSLPVNPEGKIHINTRHLSGTSGSAPPETSMMKLFTGLVFCCLVLGVNSERSWWSFVREAGQGAADMWRAYSDMREANYKHSDKYFHARGNYDAAQRGPGGAWAAEVISNARENVQRFTDIFKFQGSGRGAEDSRADQAANKWGRSGKDPNHFRPAGLPEKY from the exons ATGTCTAGCTTGTCCTCTCTCCCCGTGAACCCAGAGGGAAAGATCCATATAAATACCAGGCACCTCTCAGGGACCAGCGGCTCTGCTCCCCCAGAAACCAG CATGATGAAGCTTTTCACAGGCCTCGTGTTCTGCTGCCTGGTGCTGGGAGTCAACAGCGAACGAAGCTGGTGGTCGTTCGTCAGGGAAGCTGGTCAAG gagCTGCAGACATGTGGAGAGCCTACTCTGACATGAGAGAAGCCAATTACAAACATTCAGACAAATACTTCCATGCTCGGGGGAACTATGATGCCGCGCAGAGGGGACCTGGGGGTGCCTGGGCCGCTGAAGTGATTAG CAATGCCAGGGAGAATGTCCAGAGATTCACAGACATTTTCAAGTTTCAAGGCAGTGGCCGAGGAGCGGAGGACTCGAGGGCTGACCAGGCTGCCAATAAATGGGGCCGGAGTGGCAAAGACCCCAATCACTTCCGACCTGCTGGTCTCCCCGAGAAGTACTGA